The Silene latifolia isolate original U9 population chromosome Y, ASM4854445v1, whole genome shotgun sequence sequence AATAcatatgtaaggaaccgatttttcttcattcttgtattttgttttgcatgcataagatctagaattaattttataactaaattaatttatcacatattcaatatgtaaactaatgagtTTATTGAATCCCAATAAGTGGTATAAGAGCAACagggttgttgcatgcaaaatcgggttagtttttccgagttaatttgttaacaaataaaacttgttatttaggatttatgaagataaatcatgaaacaattttgcatgttaaaagtttcctGTCATAAATAGATTTTATGTCATATGGGacaatttatggatttttattgttcattttatatattattggcattaaaatgtgatttttatgagaaaaatgtcattttggacgaaaaatagctaaacatcgaatttttcagtggtttttggatattttttcacatatattatctactgatggtatgttaaatctcgtgaataactaagttattttgcatgaaatatggattttataagcttaaattgaatttaaagggtttattaggttaatatgagttaaatttaaAATCTGGTCATGAAAACATTATATGTAGTCACATGTATTTTTACTCGgtgtgtgtaaaaatcttagatGGATTGAACCCCTTATGcattatttatgaatttttgagtaaaaattcaataaatagtgacgtatattagcctataatgctaaaacatatttcatgacttaataaaaacgtccaatgttgcattttatcccaaattttcagatctaaaagtgaaaatttgattaaaattaattttctcatattttaatgatCATATTTGATATTACCGATAAAtcgcaacgatgtttttcttgGAAACtcttcgaaatttttaacctaagttttcaACATTATGAGTGTCAAGGTATTTTTgcataatgttcatgagtttgaatttcaaattttgaaattatttggagtttttataattttatttggagtttataatataatattgtattttttggtccataatgaacaatattaaggaaTCAAGTTGAATGATTGTCAAAGtattagtgaagactatgttttgagtcctaagatggttagggtaattaacttgaacataaatatggatttatgagacattttgtgattttaacaagctTATAATCAcgtaaatccataaaaaccgataaaatttACGATATTgtctcttaaaaggcgatttagcataaaattaagcatgttcatacatattataatgctgcattttatttatgattgtcataagtttattttatataatttttgaattatgtaattttacttagtatggcctttgtttttaattgatattacccgaaatacatgggaatatcgattcggttgtaattattgtgatctcgtatcaccgttttgtaatttaatagatttattttattaaaaatgtataataggaaattatgtaagttttatttattacttgtatttcccggagtttccatgaagacggtgttacctcgagatgcgtgccaagaccgaagttcaagggaccaaaggagttggtttccaaatttgtaatacTTTATTAGATTTacattttaggaaggccatactaggactttatatttatgttttgcattttctttatatgtttgcacgcattgctaaatcgccataactatacATGCATAtcatttatcgagtcatcgaccgtgtcaattataattatcgtaattcaccgctttagttcacttaaaacgtgatagataacaaattgacatgacctcttgctaaattaataattgagatatagccttaccaaatagtagaacccatgaagtaccaatttcataagggagttaagccggtttcaccgtaatacaaaccttgttacgttggcgaagtggggtagtaaaatgttattacatcgaaatttggattgagctcaacgggagtattcgtgaccgtagtcgcatgtgttccgggctaaagataaatattagagtaattttatcgaccgagagttctagaagtagaatcgattaaagagttaatccaccgagttatattgataagggatgaatcggctcaccgtgcccgagttaatatgaatttggatctcgggatcatttatcatagttgggtagaggtcactatgtaaatgatttacatgttaaattatttacaagtattattataacgataaatgttttgttttcattattccattAATCATTttgttctaattctttacctcaaattatatacgatatcatttcgattttagttcaaatctccattaaaacaacaTAACTAATGACAAAttagaattttcttctaaaaacctcgtattatccattgcaaggatctcttgtgaagagtatcgataaaagttattcgtgatcaaaagggtttttgattttttactaacatatctacttacaataaattgtttctcatgtgcttaattgagttaagtactttgaaacattaaatcattttggtgactagatttgttagaaatctgatgtgaccataattagagcatatttagtccccgaattagccttgttcccatgctttttagtgcatatttgggtcatttattgtctttagttctttgttttgcatttactttgaggttttgtgtccttggtaggaaaggagtgcaaaccttccatttcatggcaaaatgaggctaaattgattgaattcaatgaccaagcatcaaggagagacaagattagaaggcctttgtacatactatagtagatgggcaatgatgagaaaagatccttgcatccccgaggaaatcctcaaggattttatgaagcaaaagcaagaaaagaagaaggaaggaaACTgtctgacaatccgagcgtcttcctccacaagacgcccgggaaAAAGCTCCACAAGATGCCCGTCTTCCCCCtatggacgcccgtccaggaatgcccaaatccgcccgtcccgtgctaaagacgcccggattcctagACAgttccatttcgtcttctacaagcttcaaggaaggatgcacatctttttctaggactggcgaaaaagagaccggagtctccctagagaccggcgattcctcaaggacttaatcgtcatttaagcccttagtaaaccctaatttatgtacctaatccccactataaataccccattagtctaattagaagagcatgttcttcttagcaatctttagtgtagttaatatcaatcaaatctctcttcaatcttgtaatcaacatttaatcaagttttaatacaagttttatttccttaatctctctcttgttcatcctttatttggggtaattgaagattatttgggttattattgggagattgacaaccttccaatcaagcatgaAGTACTTctcttattctttgctttattattggaatcattagtaggtataattctcttaatccctttttaattattgttaattactttcatttattcatcatgtttcactttgttggtatgattgacaaccttgctagcatgttcaacatgataatgagtgagaagtttccttagctagggttaatgggtaattaggggaaaccaacatggggaatgattcatgcttaaattaatatgatttcatagtttatttgcttgcttgttgtgatctcaactaatgcacatgttatgtttgatgaaatgcgagcctatgaatccttgcatttttttacccatcacctatcttttcaatgagacttgtaagacataaaccaactcgagtctcattagaccatgcatattgttgagtagggaagattaagtcgacttgtaggtgttgtacaatctaatcgattcggctctgggacccaaactttcctaggattgttagatacaaaccaactcgatccatcacaacaataattgcttgcttataacttgagaatatgtttgtatgatcaattcccatgaatcccgtataaccccatgacaccctagtgctttttatcaattggttacatcccttttaattcatcttgcttgtttactttcattgctttttagtttagtgatcttctacttcaaaccccaactgtgacacccttagacaccgctagttgcaatagaaatctcatctcaatttccgtcccttgggatccaacctttacttgcctctttactaattttagagttgtttgtgaagttataaattgtgttttggtctaggtgctcctaacgacaagtactgaaaactaaaccctacgagggatcacgaccaaaaatggcgccgttgccggggacggtgttaacttgatttagattttcttgaatttttttttgcaagaaaggccAGCCATCTTATTCATCCATTTGAGCGAATAATAGGCAAATTCTTACAAAGTATAACCAATAACTTAGACCTCTAAACATTAAGAAGCTCAACTATCTCATTCTTGTGAGAAGAATGAGTTACATGAATCAGTCTTACACTAACTAGGTGTTGCACTCTCCTAATTATGTAAGGTATGTCATGTTCAATGCCTTGAAAAATTCTGAGATTTCGCTCTTCCCATAAACTATAAGCTAGTGCAGTCAAACAGCTCGTGAACCACCTAGCTTTCCAATGCCTCCTCACATGCTTACCAGCTATCCAGTTTAATTCATTCCTCAAATTCATAGTACGGCCAGAGATCTTCATCCATTGCAGAAGACTTTGCCATGCTTCTGTAGAAAATGAACACTGAAAGAAGTGATGTTGATGCGTTTCTACAACAGCTTTACACAAGATGCACCTATTAACCAAATACAGTCCCCTGTAGTTAAGTTGATCAATAGTAGCCAATTTACGCTGCTGTGCTAAAGTCACAATAAAGCTGTGTTTTGGGAGAACTGCCCTATTCCAAATAGCATTTACCCATCTAAGCTTGGTTCCTTGTTGCCTGAACTGATCATAAACCATTGAAAACTGAGGCTTACCATGCTTGATACAGCTCTGCGGGAAAGCTCTAGCATTTGCAGCACTCCCAGTTCTCTCCAATAGCTCATCCCGAACCTTCAGAATACTTCTCCAGCTCTCAGAGTGATAAGGTTTGACATCCATAGTTCAAAACTCAGCATGTTTGATGTTATATGTATAATTGCAGATGACCCAAGAGCTGTCAGAATGTCTCTCAATCTCCCAAATCCATTTACAAAGGATGCACTTATTCCATGCTAGTACTTCCTTAATATTGAAACCTCCTTCCCTCAGTGGCATACAACTATAAGCCCAGCTTTTTAGAATCAGTCTCCGGTGGCCTTCCTCTGAGTTCCATAGAAAATTCCTGCAGAACTTAGTAATGAGTTTAATAACTCCTTTAGGGATCAGTAAAGTAGAACACCAGAACTGTTCTAGCCCAAAAATCACAGtgttaatcaaattaattttgcCAGCATAGGAAAGTtgatgagtggaccaatgatgcaTTGCCTGTTGTACTTTCTGAAGAAGATCTGCAAACATTGCCTTATTCAGTTTGCCCTCATTTAGAGGCACACCTAAATAACTAAAGGGAAAACTTCCTTCAGTGTATCCAGTAGCCCTGAGTATTTCTCCTTGGATATCCTCCCTTATCCCTCCCATATAAATACTTGTCTTCTCAGGATTTGCCTGTAACCCAGAAAGTTGAGCAAACATCCCAAGAGACTGAGTAATTGCCCTGACAGATGGAGTATCCCCTCTGACAAAAATCATTAAATCATCTGCAAAAATCAAGTGATTTAATCCAATTCTACCACACTTGGGATGATAAGAGACTTGATGTTGTTTATGAATCCCCCTTAGAATACGAGAGAGGTATTCCATGCCCATAACAAAGAGAAAAGGAGACAGTGGGTCACCCTGTCTCAACCCACTTTCTCCTTTAAAGAAACCAGCTATTATACCATTGATTTTAAGGCTAAACCAGGTAGAAGTTACACATCCCATAATCCATTTCTGGAACTGAGGTGGAAAATTATAAAGTTCAAGCATCTGACCT is a genomic window containing:
- the LOC141633039 gene encoding uncharacterized protein LOC141633039 → MDVKPYHSESWRSILKVRDELLERTGSAANARAFPQSCIKHGKPQFSMVYDQFRQQGTKLRWVNAIWNRAVLPKHSFIVTLAQQRKLATIDQLNYRGLYLVNRCILCKAVVETHQHHFFQCSFSTEAWQSLLQWMKISGRTMNLRNELNWIAGKHVRRHWKARWFTSCLTALAYSLWEERNLRIFQGIEHDIPYIIRRVQHLVSVRLIHVTHSSHKNEIVELLNV